AATGAGCTCAAATTCCCTTTACCCTGCATCTGGGACTGGGTTTCCCATGCAGGAAATGAAACCAAGTCTTGGGCTGGGCTTTTCACTTGATGGGCTTGAAAACAGATCATATGATGAGATCCAACAGAATGGTGGTGGGAGTGGGAGACTTTTGTTCCCTTTTGGAGGAGACACCAAGCAAGTTGAAGTGGAACACAGTAATAAAGAACAAGGGAACAAATCAACTGCATATTGGACTGGAATTAATGACTGGTGAAGGGTCATCATCACGGTAATTAAGGAAAGTAATTAAGGGAGAACAAGAAAATCCAGAATCTGCATTATTTTCCATTCCTTCCCTATTTCTAGGTCCTTTCACATGGATCAGCATGACCTGTTTGAAGGTATTCAGAACTAACAATAGGATACATATTGGAGCAATGTGACGGTTTTACAGCTCTCATCTTGTTTttctttatattatatatttagaGATAGAAGAAGAGGTGAATATAGGACCTGCTTTTGCCTGAGTCATGCAACCTGTATTCATGAATTCTTCTGTCAAAATTAAGTGACTTTTGGTGATTAAGGAAGGAAAGGCTTAGATGTCCGAGTTTGTAAGTGTAACCATAATATTATTAGATAATGGTTGAGTGGAGCTTTGTTCAATTTATTCCTATTACTATTTGTATGTGTACAAAGTTTAGTGGGTTGTGTCAGCTTTGAAATCTAGATCATCACATCCAACTATCCAAGATTCCTCCAACTATGAAAGCACTTGGTAGAATTATTCGGAAGACACCATATATGTTTATAACAATAAGAAAATTAGTATAATATTGAAACTGGATTATCAATTACCTGCCCCAACCAAACAATGATCAAATACAACATATATGTTCATCCACTTGCAACTCATTTTAATGGAAAGACCCGCGACAATCATCAATTCCATTACCTGCATATAATTATAGTATGTATGTGTAAAGACgaaagaaaattcttcttctttcGGTATTTTAGTGGGACCCTCAAACATTCCTTTGAGTCTAGGGGAAATCACTTCCTAACTTCATTATTTTCTTGGCTATGATCTCTTTATTGTATTTTCACCACGAGTAACTTCAATTGGCAGACAAATTAAAACACCTTTTGTAATGTGTTTGCTTTCTTCTTATGTCGCAGTCTCTttacctttttcttcttttacttCGGGTGCACGAATATCTTTGAAAACCATAATGTTCTTTCCACGTTCTTAACAGATTCTAAACCCAAGATAATTTGTTAAAACTATGTATTATCCCCCAAACTAAGGGTTGTTTACCTCACGACAATGGTTAAATAAACTCATTTTAAATGAATTAATGATTTTGTTTATGGAAATTGAAGTAAAATGTAGGTGTAATTCCTAACACATTTGTGTTGATCACAATAATTGTATCATTTATCTTTTTCTGTCttgtttcctttttatttatcCACATCATTGCATAATTCTTTTAGGTTAAATGATCCTCTCATGCGAACAAATTTCTTATGTTCTCTCATGTTCAAGTTGTgtttatttctctcttcatatgtagaatgatttaaatatatatGAGAAGAGACATGATGTTTCACTTGACATTGTCATCTCACATATGAACAAAATCCCctttttatttacataatttcCTAGaactaaaaatgtttttttttaacaactTTCCTTTTGATGTGAACATTTTAGATAATGCAGTTCTTTATTCAACTCTACTATGACTCAATGACAGTTTAAAGTTTCAGACTGGCTAAAATTCAACTCCAAGGTGTTAATCAAGGATATGAAGTGCTATAAGTTTTATGGATATCCTATTGGATACAAGAAACTAAAGTAATTGGGAGTGGCACCTATTGAAAATCAGgtctttttttcttgtttttggtcaaaacaaataaaaaatcagGTGTTTAAAGTTTCAACCACTAGTGTGAATAGAATAGATATTCTAATTTTCAGTTAACCACTCAGAGGAATTGGCATCTTTTGTCCCTTTTAGTCTTAAATACCCAATGCTTCACAcccatagttttttttttttggtcaaaggttcatgattcattcaataaaagaGTTGCCTGAAGGCACTTATAAGTTACAACAGATGTTCATTCATTGAACGAAAGAAATTTGGGCCTTTAGCCCAAATCAACTTACAAGGTAGTTCAAAAACAATTAAGCCCATGACTACTTAGGACATCTAAACAAAGTTAGAACTAAGTGAGATTACAGCCAAACTACTTGCAAGACACACCAAAGGAAATAGGCCCATAACACTAAGCCCATGAGGACATGGGTCAGCCAAACCTAAGCCTTTGGATTCTTCAAACCCTAGCCAACCTCAGGAATAGGGCGGCAGAACAGTGGTGAGGGAGCAAACGGCGGCTCCAAAGCCAAGCTCCAAGGACCTGGTCAGCTGCATACAGAAGCAAAAATTTGATCTTTGAAACTTTAAATGTTGCTTCTTCTTAACCTTGCCGGCTCTGCCGTGTGCAGAAACACAAATCTGCTTCAAGGCTTTCTTCAACAGAGGTGCAAAAGCACCATAGAGAAACAGGGGACCATAGCAGAATAGAGACTTTGGAGGAGGAGGCCACAGAGGTGTCGTCACAAAGAAGAGCAGGAGAGGTTGGCTCAGACTTGGGTTGTAGAGACATATCACAGGAAACAAATGGAACGTGGATGCTTCACCAGAGGCTTCACTTCTTCTGGATCTAACGATTCAGAGTTGGATCTGAAGTTGGGCTCGCGGTTCACACCCATAGTTAAAGGAACCTATATCATTCTCTTCCAGCTGTTGTTTTTTATCATTTAATAGTTATAGTTTCcttgaattaaaatttaagaattaacaactaacatgtcaccttccaacaactGACCAAAGGCCTCTTTAGTTGTTGGATTTGGCAACTAGAAAACTTTGCATCAGTgaagaaagaaattaaaaaaaaagatgctGTCACATTATAAACATTATATTTAGAGTTTAGACCATTGGTTGAAACTGACTctgacttttttattttgtgaaGTCTGAAATATAGATGCCAATGCATTAAGCAACCTAAATTTAGCATGAACTAATACAAGCTAGAACTCAACCAGTCTGGATTTACCACCAATTGTTCTTTATTTACAACAAGATTAATAAGTCTGTAATATTACTGTCTTAATCGTAATTTTAAATAAGTCTGTATCTATACCATCAATTGTGTAACCTAAAATTCTTAAATTATGATTGACTTTCCAGATATTTTTAGTTCTCTGATTTCAGTGAAATGTTTTGATAAATTTTGAAGGACTTTACAAGATATGAGCTAATATTTCGATGTAATAGCAGAATGTAGCATTCGGGGAACCAGAAGAAAATTATCTCAAAGGAAAAGATATAATTATACTTCATTAGTTACTACTCCAAGTATTATTGCTATTTCATCCCTTACACAATTTGAATAACTAGACACCAATAATGGCAAGGAACAATTAAGCCTTATATAGTAGTCCAGATTCTGCTATCGACTAGTGTAACTACTAGCAATAATACATGCAACAATTTCATGTTCATAAGGGTGAATTAGGTAAATCATATGGTAGTCAGTGAGCCGGAAGTTTCATCTTCAGCTGCTATCTCCTCTTCAGGACAAGTCCATCCCAGGTTCACAGCCAAGTCTTCCACCCCCACCTTGATCACATCACTTCTCACGCCAATGTCAGTTGCATACCTGCTCATGCAGTACATTCCTGCCGTTACAGTCGCCACGCCGACCGGACTCGGCATTAACAACTTGAGGGGAGAAGAAAGCATTGCAGCCAATGGAGCACCAACAATGGAAGAGGCTTGACCACTTCTTCCAACCCCTTGCTTGTCTAAAATCAAAAGACCAGTTTTGCAGTACAAGGCAAAATCCTCACAGTTGTTCTGGAAAACATTGTAATTGCCAAAGCCATTTTGAAGAAGGTACATTGCGCGATGGATAACAGTTTCAGGTGGATCAGATGATGCAGTAGTGCATGTGCCACCCCTTACTTTGGTAAAAAAAGCTGTTGGTGAAACCCCGTACTCGAAACAGTAAAGAGATCCGTTTCGAAGGAAGCAGTCTAAGCAAGAAAGAACTACTCCACTGTTTGGCTGCCTGAATCCACAATCAGGAAATATTTCACATGGAGTGGATGTCGAATCATCCAAGTTCGAAGATGTCTCAGTGGTTGACTTGAAGTTCCTCTCGGGTCTGAAATGTACAACCTTGCTCCCCCCAACAAAAACGCCTGCATGGTATTACAATATAACTTAGTTTTAAGCTTGATTCCACATACAAGATTTTCTAAAACCCTTCAGAATTTAGTTACGCGTCTTGTATCAGAGGAAAACTTTGCAGAAAAGGCTTATACTGCAAAACATTGCCATCTTACACTAGGTTCTGACAAACTGGAGAGTAAACAGAAACACACAGAACAGCCACTTAGAGCAGTTGAAGGAATTTTCCTACAAACTAGacaaaatcaaataaagaaaGTAATGATGGAGTAACCTACATTTTCCCCAtggttgtaacttgtaaggACTAGAACTAGAAGGCAGAAGTGAGGTCTTAGGGTTTACAAGAACCATTACAAATTTAAGACCGTAGAACAGCTAGTTCTAGCATAAAAAAGATTAGATGTCTGATATAATTGGCATGGTTGACAATATAGAGATTTGGTATAATTTTCCTCATGCAGTA
This is a stretch of genomic DNA from Lotus japonicus ecotype B-129 chromosome 1, LjGifu_v1.2. It encodes these proteins:
- the LOC130731415 gene encoding protein LEAD-SENSITIVE 1-like, giving the protein MGLLSHRVERHEMKPGDHIYTYRAIFTYSHHGVFVGGSKVVHFRPERNFKSTTETSSNLDDSTSTPCEIFPDCGFRQPNSGVVLSCLDCFLRNGSLYCFEYGVSPTAFFTKVRGGTCTTASSDPPETVIHRAMYLLQNGFGNYNVFQNNCEDFALYCKTGLLILDKQGVGRSGQASSIVGAPLAAMLSSPLKLLMPSPVGVATVTAGMYCMSRYATDIGVRSDVIKVGVEDLAVNLGWTCPEEEIAAEDETSGSLTTI